One Cryobacterium roopkundense genomic region harbors:
- a CDS encoding glycosyltransferase family 2 protein, with the protein MPAEQPLATVVIPTYNGETYLRRILEMVSIQKVDGLVEILVIDSGSTDSTLEIVRDFPHVILHQIANSDFGHGKTRNLAAQLGTGTYIAYLTHDAVPLSEDWLRELITPFSMDDRIVAVMGKQVPRLKCFPLMKYEINGVFAQFGPDFGTTVFYKDTFVTNPGVLGAITFYSDVNSAARREVLVDRLPYRDVRYAEDQMFGQDLIEAGYHKAYAPRAAVEHSNDLTYSEFGARIFDETVGLRQIGTAVGMLDRKGMYRLIARGIAGDTLRILKDPQYTSKRRLYWLAINPFFQIRKWTSYRRAVDVDLADEAAILTGSLEGQRKTK; encoded by the coding sequence ATGCCAGCTGAACAACCACTTGCGACAGTCGTTATTCCCACCTACAACGGCGAGACGTACCTGCGGCGGATTCTCGAGATGGTTTCGATCCAGAAAGTCGATGGACTGGTCGAGATTCTTGTGATCGATTCGGGATCGACCGATTCGACACTTGAGATTGTGCGGGACTTTCCCCACGTGATTTTGCACCAAATCGCCAATTCTGACTTCGGCCATGGCAAGACTCGCAATCTGGCGGCGCAGCTCGGCACGGGCACGTACATCGCTTATCTGACGCACGATGCCGTGCCACTTTCTGAGGACTGGCTGCGCGAACTCATAACGCCGTTCAGCATGGATGACCGCATCGTCGCCGTGATGGGTAAGCAGGTTCCCCGGCTGAAATGCTTCCCTCTCATGAAATATGAAATCAACGGCGTCTTCGCACAATTCGGCCCCGACTTCGGTACGACCGTCTTTTACAAGGATACGTTCGTAACAAACCCTGGAGTTCTCGGCGCTATCACGTTCTATTCCGACGTGAATTCTGCCGCTCGACGGGAGGTTCTCGTCGACCGCCTTCCGTACCGTGACGTGCGTTATGCCGAAGATCAGATGTTTGGCCAGGACTTGATCGAGGCTGGTTATCACAAGGCTTACGCCCCGCGGGCCGCAGTTGAGCACTCCAACGACCTCACCTATTCTGAGTTCGGAGCGCGAATATTCGACGAGACTGTCGGCTTGCGGCAGATCGGCACGGCAGTGGGAATGCTTGACCGCAAGGGCATGTACCGTCTGATCGCTCGCGGGATTGCGGGGGATACGCTTCGCATTCTGAAGGACCCTCAATACACGTCGAAGCGGCGGCTGTATTGGCTGGCGATTAACCCGTTCTTTCAGATTCGAAAGTGGACCAGCTACCGACGCGCGGTCGACGTCGACTTAGCTGATGAGGCTGCGATTCTCACAGGTTCGCTGGAAGGCCAGCGGAAAACCAAATAG
- a CDS encoding NAD-dependent epimerase/dehydratase family protein: MARAVVIGANGFVGSHLVDSLVGAGHDVTAFDRFSSSEPTFAARDVSILRGEFLSRADLEEAVRGQDLVFHFLSTTSPATAESDPTLDIRTNIAQSVELLEACVTAGTKHFYFASTGGAIYGPQGKPVHDEQDRTLPVSPYAIGKLAIENYLRYFSVMHHLESTTLRISNPFGTRQRPNKRQGLIPIALRQIVLGRPVARFGSGSMVRDYLYVEDLVAMIARMVDTPPRLDTYNLGSGAGHSVTDILNSLRRVTGTDFDIDERPVPATFVDSIVLDTARYKAEFGDVPLTPLDEGVRRTYEEIRDQHAS, translated from the coding sequence GTGGCTAGGGCGGTTGTCATAGGGGCCAACGGATTTGTGGGGTCACACCTCGTAGATTCGCTCGTCGGTGCGGGACACGACGTTACTGCATTCGACCGCTTCAGCTCGAGCGAACCTACGTTTGCTGCCCGGGACGTATCGATCCTTCGAGGGGAGTTCCTCAGCAGGGCAGACCTGGAAGAGGCCGTACGCGGCCAGGATCTCGTCTTCCACTTCCTCTCGACGACCAGCCCAGCTACTGCAGAGAGCGATCCCACGCTGGATATTCGTACGAACATTGCCCAAAGCGTGGAGCTCCTGGAGGCCTGCGTCACCGCCGGCACCAAGCACTTTTACTTCGCATCAACAGGCGGGGCTATTTACGGGCCCCAGGGCAAGCCCGTTCACGACGAACAAGACCGAACCTTGCCGGTGTCGCCCTATGCGATCGGCAAGCTCGCGATCGAGAACTACCTGCGCTATTTTTCGGTGATGCACCACCTCGAGTCGACGACCTTGCGCATCTCGAATCCGTTTGGAACGCGCCAGCGACCGAACAAGCGCCAAGGACTTATCCCGATCGCCCTTCGCCAGATCGTTCTGGGACGCCCGGTCGCCCGGTTTGGAAGCGGTTCGATGGTTCGCGACTATCTCTACGTAGAAGATCTCGTCGCAATGATTGCCAGAATGGTCGACACGCCGCCGAGATTGGACACCTACAATCTGGGGAGCGGTGCCGGCCATTCGGTGACTGACATACTCAATTCTTTGCGACGGGTCACCGGCACCGATTTTGACATTGACGAGCGACCCGTTCCGGCTACCTTCGTCGACAGTATCGTGCTCGATACCGCTCGCTACAAGGCAGAGTTCGGTGACGTTCCGCTGACGCCGCTGGATGAGGGCGTTCGCCGAACTTACGAAGAGATCAGGGACCAACATGCCAGCTGA
- a CDS encoding glycosyltransferase domain-containing protein yields MTPRRVVYTALIGGYEDLIEQPVAHDSSVDFICFTDDPDAKSTSWQLKVIEPIFPFDMVRSQRSLKIRGHESLAEYDELLYIDNAVLLKRDPDDILDEWLADCDYAVSPHSFRERVIDEFDEVLALNYDDPARVSEQLMQYAELYPDILDQRPFWNGMSARRSTPAVTTMMNTWFDHVLRFSRRDQLSANVAFALSGVSINAVDQDNLNSQNHQWPAGVNRRTHLTEITRHRSGPLLSELRRAERELTQALQDMKDLKAGEETRIAKALEGKDREIAAFVAELAIPQTRGEAAVVVFGEVGARRVIRTAAFVRRIRSFTSRTVGRITH; encoded by the coding sequence ATGACCCCAAGACGCGTCGTATACACGGCACTCATCGGCGGATACGAGGACCTGATCGAACAGCCCGTGGCACACGATTCCAGCGTCGACTTCATCTGCTTCACCGACGACCCGGACGCTAAGAGTACCTCGTGGCAGCTGAAGGTCATCGAGCCGATATTCCCCTTCGATATGGTTCGGAGTCAGCGCAGCCTCAAGATTCGGGGCCACGAGTCCTTGGCCGAGTATGACGAGCTGTTGTACATTGACAACGCCGTGCTCCTCAAGCGGGACCCGGACGACATTCTCGACGAGTGGCTTGCTGACTGCGACTATGCGGTGTCCCCCCACAGCTTTCGCGAGCGAGTGATTGACGAATTCGACGAGGTGCTGGCGCTCAACTATGACGACCCGGCTCGAGTCAGTGAGCAACTCATGCAGTACGCCGAGCTGTACCCCGATATCCTCGATCAGCGTCCCTTCTGGAACGGCATGTCTGCCCGAAGAAGCACGCCCGCCGTCACGACGATGATGAATACGTGGTTTGACCACGTTCTTCGTTTCTCGCGGCGGGACCAATTGTCCGCAAACGTCGCCTTTGCGCTCAGCGGAGTTTCGATCAACGCCGTTGACCAGGATAACCTGAATTCTCAGAATCATCAGTGGCCGGCGGGGGTGAACCGTCGGACGCACCTGACCGAAATTACTCGCCACAGGTCCGGGCCGTTGCTGTCTGAGCTTCGCCGGGCCGAACGTGAACTGACTCAGGCCCTGCAAGATATGAAAGACCTCAAGGCCGGCGAAGAGACGCGGATTGCGAAAGCGCTCGAGGGTAAGGACCGCGAAATTGCGGCCTTCGTCGCCGAGCTCGCTATCCCGCAAACTCGCGGTGAAGCGGCAGTCGTGGTCTTCGGCGAAGTTGGAGCGCGCCGCGTGATTCGTACGGCTGCATTCGTTCGGCGAATACGGAGTTTCACTAGTCGCACCGTTGGAAGGATTACTCATTAG
- a CDS encoding NAD-dependent epimerase/dehydratase family protein, with amino-acid sequence MEGLLIRVLVTGIAGFIGSTTARALLDRGIDVVGIDVFSDYYDTEIKRRNIAALPQQRLTVIEGDLNALPLSEVLVGVDAVIHLAGQPGVRGSWGTQFDSYTRNNVEATQKLLEAARGSSSLRRFVFGSSSSVYGQATSYPTSEDTLTRPYSPYGVTKLAGEHLTTLYRENFGLPTVSFRFFTVYGPRQRPDMAFSRFFGAARQGEPITVYGDGLQIRDFTYVDDIVAALVAAIDADGELPPVMNLSGGSSVTVLEILDLVEKTTGMALNLTYLPAMDGDVTRTGGSATLVASALGWSPLVDIQEGLQRQFDWAQGR; translated from the coding sequence TTGGAAGGATTACTCATTAGAGTCTTAGTCACTGGAATCGCAGGGTTCATCGGTTCAACAACAGCACGGGCACTTCTGGACCGAGGGATTGATGTCGTTGGAATCGACGTTTTTTCGGACTATTACGACACCGAGATCAAGCGGCGGAACATAGCGGCTCTCCCTCAACAGCGACTCACTGTAATCGAGGGCGATCTTAACGCCCTTCCACTGTCGGAGGTGCTCGTCGGAGTCGACGCGGTCATTCACCTTGCCGGCCAACCCGGAGTGCGCGGCTCGTGGGGGACGCAATTCGATTCATACACGCGGAACAACGTGGAGGCCACGCAGAAGCTCCTCGAGGCCGCGCGCGGGAGCTCCAGCTTGAGGCGTTTTGTCTTTGGGTCGTCGTCTTCGGTCTATGGGCAAGCCACGTCGTACCCGACATCCGAGGACACTCTGACGCGTCCCTACAGCCCGTATGGCGTCACGAAGCTGGCTGGCGAGCACCTCACGACTCTCTACAGGGAGAACTTCGGTCTTCCGACGGTCAGCTTTCGGTTCTTCACTGTCTACGGCCCACGTCAACGCCCCGACATGGCCTTTTCCCGGTTCTTCGGCGCTGCCAGGCAAGGCGAGCCGATCACTGTCTATGGTGACGGGCTCCAGATTCGCGATTTCACGTATGTCGATGACATCGTTGCCGCCCTCGTCGCTGCCATTGACGCCGATGGCGAGTTGCCGCCGGTGATGAACTTGTCGGGCGGGTCCAGCGTTACGGTCCTGGAGATACTTGACCTCGTGGAGAAGACCACGGGGATGGCCCTCAACCTGACGTACCTTCCGGCGATGGACGGCGACGTCACGAGAACCGGAGGAAGCGCAACCCTGGTCGCGTCTGCACTGGGATGGAGCCCCCTCGTTGATATCCAAGAGGGGCTCCAACGCCAGTTCGACTGGGCCCAGGGACGCTAG
- a CDS encoding glycosyltransferase family 1 protein: MITLPVKTEDALAADWSDPPVQLSTPISVDSGPVTIAWIMSPPSPTSGGHQNLFRFIDFAEKAGHRCLIYFYTNTPVVVNSRDMRAMLRKSAAYPDIKAEMSMYDSAKGVDPSAQAIFATGWETAYPVFLDKSTARRFYFVQDFEPSFYPAGSEAMLAENTYRFGFHGMTAGGWLSHKLHADYGMQTDHFDFAVETQFYNVTNTAPRKEIFFYARPVTPRRGWELGLMALEQFAAARPDITINLAGWDVSSWDIPFPHKNLSGVDISQLNAIYNRCAAGLVLSASNLSLLPLELMASGVTPVVNDAPNNRMVTDNPFIEYVPSAPGAIAKRLIDVVDRADGERSVAMSKSLDGVTWEQSGVQFVQAFERAMRG; this comes from the coding sequence ATGATCACGCTCCCTGTCAAGACCGAGGATGCTCTCGCGGCCGACTGGTCTGACCCGCCGGTGCAGCTCTCCACACCTATTTCCGTCGACTCCGGACCGGTGACGATCGCTTGGATCATGTCTCCGCCAAGCCCGACCAGCGGTGGCCACCAAAACCTTTTCCGCTTCATTGACTTCGCTGAGAAGGCAGGGCATCGATGCCTTATTTACTTCTACACGAACACTCCAGTGGTGGTAAATAGCCGCGACATGCGTGCCATGCTGCGGAAATCTGCGGCATATCCCGATATTAAAGCTGAAATGTCGATGTACGACAGTGCAAAGGGAGTTGACCCTTCTGCTCAAGCCATCTTCGCGACGGGGTGGGAGACTGCTTATCCGGTGTTCCTGGACAAGTCAACTGCCCGGCGATTCTATTTTGTGCAGGACTTCGAGCCGAGCTTCTATCCCGCAGGATCAGAAGCGATGCTGGCGGAAAACACATATCGCTTCGGTTTCCACGGTATGACAGCGGGCGGGTGGCTGTCTCACAAGCTGCACGCCGACTACGGCATGCAAACCGACCACTTTGATTTCGCGGTTGAGACCCAGTTCTACAACGTGACCAACACTGCGCCGCGAAAGGAAATCTTCTTTTATGCCCGCCCGGTCACACCACGCCGCGGCTGGGAGCTCGGGCTCATGGCTCTGGAGCAATTCGCGGCCGCGCGACCAGACATCACGATCAACCTTGCCGGATGGGACGTTTCCAGCTGGGATATTCCGTTTCCGCACAAGAATTTGTCGGGTGTCGATATTTCGCAGTTGAACGCGATTTACAACCGCTGCGCAGCAGGGCTCGTGCTGTCTGCGTCGAACCTTTCGTTGCTCCCGCTTGAGCTCATGGCGAGTGGGGTCACGCCAGTCGTAAACGACGCTCCGAATAACCGCATGGTGACGGACAATCCCTTCATCGAATATGTGCCGAGCGCGCCGGGGGCCATTGCAAAACGGCTGATCGACGTGGTCGATCGTGCGGATGGCGAACGGTCGGTTGCTATGTCGAAATCGCTGGACGGCGTCACGTGGGAGCAGTCCGGAGTGCAATTCGTCCAGGCGTTCGAAAGGGCCATGCGTGGCTAG